The following proteins are encoded in a genomic region of Vicugna pacos chromosome 16, VicPac4, whole genome shotgun sequence:
- the ADAM11 gene encoding disintegrin and metalloproteinase domain-containing protein 11 isoform X2, with product MRRLRRWAFAALLLLLLLLPPPGLGTRSPTGALHWQVSPQLESPEAPEVTEPSRLVGESSGGEVRKQQLDTRVRQEPPGGPPVHLAQVSFVIPAFNSNFTLDLELNHHLLSSQYVERHFSREGTTQHSTGAGDHCYYQGKLRGNPQSFAALSTCQGLHGVFSDGNFTYIVEPREMAGPQEGPQGPLPHLIYRTPLLPVPLGCREPGCLFAAPAYSAPPNRPRLRRKRQVRRGHPTVHSETKYVELIVINDHQLFEQMRQSVVLTSNFAKSVVNLADVMYKEQLNTRIVLVAMETWADGDKIQVQDDLLETLAQLMVYRREGLPEPSDATHLFSGRTFQSTSSGAAYVGGICSLSRGGGVNEYDNMGAMAVTLAQTLGQNLGMMWNKHRSSAGDCKCPDNWLGCIMEDTGFYLPRKFSRCSIEEYNQFLQEGGGSCLFNKPLKLLDPPECGNGFVEAGEECDCGSVQECSRAGGNCCKKCTLTHDAMCSDGLCCRRCKYEPRGVSCREAVNECDIAETCTGDSSQCPPNLHKLDGYYCDHEQGRCYGGRCKTRDRQCQALWGHVAADRFCYEKLNVEGTERGNCGRKGSGWVQCNKQDVLCGFLLCVNISGAPRLGDLGGDISSVTFYHQGKELDCRGGHVQLADGSDLSYVEDGTACGPNMLCLDHRCLPASAFNFSTCPGSGEHRICSHHGVCSNEGKCICQPDWTGKDCSIHNPLPTSPPTGETERYKGPSGTNIIIGSIAGAVLVAAIVLGGTGWGFKNIRRGRSGGA from the exons GTCTGGGGACTCGGAGTCCTACTGGAGCTCTGCACTGGCAGGTCTCTCCCCAGTTGGAGAGCCCGGAAGCCCCAGAGGTCACAGAACCCAGCCGTCTGGTCGGGGAGAGCTCTGGGGGAGAGGTCCGAAAGCAGCAGTTGGACACCAGGGTCCGCCAGGAGCCGCCAGGTGGCCCG ccTGTCCACCTGGCCCAGGTGAGTTTCGTCATACCAGCCTTCAACTCAAACTTCACTCTGGACCTGGAGCTGAACCA TCACCTCCTCTCCTCACAATACGTGGAGCGCCACTTCAGCCGGGAGGGGACAACCCAGCACAGCACC GGGGCTGGAGACCACTGCTACTATCAGGGGAAACTCCGAGGGAACCCCCAGTCCTTTGCTGCCCTCTCCACCTGCCAAGGGCTGCA TGGGGTCTTCTCTGATGGGAACTTCACCTACATCGTGGAGCCCCGCGAGATGGCTGGGCCACAGGAAGGCCCCCAG GGACCCCTTCCCCACCTCATTTACCGGACCCCTCTCCTCCCAGTCCCCCTCGGATGCAGGGAACCAG gCTGCCTGTTTGCCGCCCCTGCCTACTCTGCTCCTCCAAACCGGCCGAGGCTGAGAAGGAAAAGGCAG GTCCGCCGGGGCCACCCTACAGTGCACAGTGAGACCAAATACGTGGAGCTGATCGTGATCAACGACCACCAGCTG TTTGAGCAGATGCGACAGTCGGTGGTCCTCACCAGCAACTTTGCCAAGTCCGTGGTGAACCTGGCAGATGTG ATGTACAAGGAGCAGCTCAATACCCGAATCGTGCTGGTTGCCATGGAAACGTGGGCAGATGGGGACAAGATCCAGGTGCAGGATGACCTTCTGGAGACCCTGGCCCAGCTCATGGTCTACCGGCGGGAGGGCCTGCCTGAGCCCAGTGATGCCACCCACCTCTTCTC GGGCAGGACTTTCCAGAGCACCAGCAGCGGGGCTGCCTATGTGGGGGGCATCTGCTCACTgtccaggggtgggggtgtgaaCGAG TATGACAACATGGGGGCCATGGCGGTGACCCTGGCCCAGACGCTGGGGCAGAACCTGGGCATGATGTGGAATAAACACCGGAGCTCGGCAG GGGACTGCAAATGTCCAGACAACTGGCTGGGTTGCATCATGGAGGACACTGG gtTCTATCTGCCCCGCAAGTTCTCGCGCTGCAGCATCGAGGAGTACAACCAGTTTCTGCAGGAGGGTGGCGGCAGTTGCCTCTTCAACAAGCCCCTGAAG CTCCTGGACCCGCCCGAGTGCGGGAATGGCTTCGTGGAGGCGGGGGAGGAGTGCGACTGTGGCTCGGTGCAG GAGTGCAGCCGGGCGGGCGGGAACTGTTGCAAGAAATGTACCCTGACTCACGACGCCATGTGCAGCGATGGGCTCTGCTGTCGTCGCTGCAAG TACGAGCCGCGTGGTGTGTCCTGTCGAGAGGCCGTGAACGAATGTGACATCGCAGAAACCTGCACCGGGGACTCCAGCCAG TGTCCCCCTAACCTGCACAAGCTTGATGGTTACTACTGTGATCATGAACAG GGCCGCTGCTATGGGGGTCGCTGCAAAACCCGGGACCGGCAGTGCCAGGCCCTTTGGGGCCACG TGGCTGCTGATCGCTTCTGCTATGAGAAGCTGAATGTGGAGGGGACAGAGCGTGGGAACTGTGGGCGTAAGGGCTCAGGCTGGGTCCAGTGCAATAAACA GGATGTGCTCTGTGGCTTCCTCCTCTGCGTCAACATCTCTGGAGCTCCTCGGCTGGGGGACCTAGGGGGAGACATCAGCAGTGTCACTTTCTACCACCAGGGCAAGGAGCTGGACTGCAG GGGTGGCCATGTGCAGCTGGCCGATGGCTCAGACCTGAGCTATGTGGAGGACGGCACAGCCTGCGGACCCAACATGCTGTGTCTGGACCATCGCTGCCTGCCAGCCTCTGCCTTCAACTTCAGCACCTGCCCTGGCAGTGGGGAGCACCGGATCTGCTCCCACCACGGG GTCTGCAGCAATGAAGGGAAATGCATCTGTCAGCCAGACTGGACGGGCAAAGACTGCAGTATCCACAACCCACTGCCCACATCTCCGCCCacgggagagacagagagatataAGG GTCCCAGTGGCACCAACATCATCATTGGCTCCATCGCCGGGGCTGTTCTGGTTGCAGCCATCGTCCTAGGCGGCACGGGCTGGGGATTTAA AAACATCCGCCGTGGAAG GTCCGGAGGGGCCTAA
- the ADAM11 gene encoding disintegrin and metalloproteinase domain-containing protein 11 isoform X1, translating into MRRLRRWAFAALLLLLLLLPPPGLGTRSPTGALHWQVSPQLESPEAPEVTEPSRLVGESSGGEVRKQQLDTRVRQEPPGGPPVHLAQVSFVIPAFNSNFTLDLELNHHLLSSQYVERHFSREGTTQHSTGAGDHCYYQGKLRGNPQSFAALSTCQGLHGVFSDGNFTYIVEPREMAGPQEGPQGPLPHLIYRTPLLPVPLGCREPGCLFAAPAYSAPPNRPRLRRKRQVRRGHPTVHSETKYVELIVINDHQLFEQMRQSVVLTSNFAKSVVNLADVMYKEQLNTRIVLVAMETWADGDKIQVQDDLLETLAQLMVYRREGLPEPSDATHLFSGRTFQSTSSGAAYVGGICSLSRGGGVNEYDNMGAMAVTLAQTLGQNLGMMWNKHRSSAGDCKCPDNWLGCIMEDTGFYLPRKFSRCSIEEYNQFLQEGGGSCLFNKPLKLLDPPECGNGFVEAGEECDCGSVQECSRAGGNCCKKCTLTHDAMCSDGLCCRRCKYEPRGVSCREAVNECDIAETCTGDSSQCPPNLHKLDGYYCDHEQGRCYGGRCKTRDRQCQALWGHVAADRFCYEKLNVEGTERGNCGRKGSGWVQCNKQDVLCGFLLCVNISGAPRLGDLGGDISSVTFYHQGKELDCRGGHVQLADGSDLSYVEDGTACGPNMLCLDHRCLPASAFNFSTCPGSGEHRICSHHGVCSNEGKCICQPDWTGKDCSIHNPLPTSPPTGETERYKGPSGTNIIIGSIAGAVLVAAIVLGGTGWGFKNIRRGRYDPTQQGAV; encoded by the exons GTCTGGGGACTCGGAGTCCTACTGGAGCTCTGCACTGGCAGGTCTCTCCCCAGTTGGAGAGCCCGGAAGCCCCAGAGGTCACAGAACCCAGCCGTCTGGTCGGGGAGAGCTCTGGGGGAGAGGTCCGAAAGCAGCAGTTGGACACCAGGGTCCGCCAGGAGCCGCCAGGTGGCCCG ccTGTCCACCTGGCCCAGGTGAGTTTCGTCATACCAGCCTTCAACTCAAACTTCACTCTGGACCTGGAGCTGAACCA TCACCTCCTCTCCTCACAATACGTGGAGCGCCACTTCAGCCGGGAGGGGACAACCCAGCACAGCACC GGGGCTGGAGACCACTGCTACTATCAGGGGAAACTCCGAGGGAACCCCCAGTCCTTTGCTGCCCTCTCCACCTGCCAAGGGCTGCA TGGGGTCTTCTCTGATGGGAACTTCACCTACATCGTGGAGCCCCGCGAGATGGCTGGGCCACAGGAAGGCCCCCAG GGACCCCTTCCCCACCTCATTTACCGGACCCCTCTCCTCCCAGTCCCCCTCGGATGCAGGGAACCAG gCTGCCTGTTTGCCGCCCCTGCCTACTCTGCTCCTCCAAACCGGCCGAGGCTGAGAAGGAAAAGGCAG GTCCGCCGGGGCCACCCTACAGTGCACAGTGAGACCAAATACGTGGAGCTGATCGTGATCAACGACCACCAGCTG TTTGAGCAGATGCGACAGTCGGTGGTCCTCACCAGCAACTTTGCCAAGTCCGTGGTGAACCTGGCAGATGTG ATGTACAAGGAGCAGCTCAATACCCGAATCGTGCTGGTTGCCATGGAAACGTGGGCAGATGGGGACAAGATCCAGGTGCAGGATGACCTTCTGGAGACCCTGGCCCAGCTCATGGTCTACCGGCGGGAGGGCCTGCCTGAGCCCAGTGATGCCACCCACCTCTTCTC GGGCAGGACTTTCCAGAGCACCAGCAGCGGGGCTGCCTATGTGGGGGGCATCTGCTCACTgtccaggggtgggggtgtgaaCGAG TATGACAACATGGGGGCCATGGCGGTGACCCTGGCCCAGACGCTGGGGCAGAACCTGGGCATGATGTGGAATAAACACCGGAGCTCGGCAG GGGACTGCAAATGTCCAGACAACTGGCTGGGTTGCATCATGGAGGACACTGG gtTCTATCTGCCCCGCAAGTTCTCGCGCTGCAGCATCGAGGAGTACAACCAGTTTCTGCAGGAGGGTGGCGGCAGTTGCCTCTTCAACAAGCCCCTGAAG CTCCTGGACCCGCCCGAGTGCGGGAATGGCTTCGTGGAGGCGGGGGAGGAGTGCGACTGTGGCTCGGTGCAG GAGTGCAGCCGGGCGGGCGGGAACTGTTGCAAGAAATGTACCCTGACTCACGACGCCATGTGCAGCGATGGGCTCTGCTGTCGTCGCTGCAAG TACGAGCCGCGTGGTGTGTCCTGTCGAGAGGCCGTGAACGAATGTGACATCGCAGAAACCTGCACCGGGGACTCCAGCCAG TGTCCCCCTAACCTGCACAAGCTTGATGGTTACTACTGTGATCATGAACAG GGCCGCTGCTATGGGGGTCGCTGCAAAACCCGGGACCGGCAGTGCCAGGCCCTTTGGGGCCACG TGGCTGCTGATCGCTTCTGCTATGAGAAGCTGAATGTGGAGGGGACAGAGCGTGGGAACTGTGGGCGTAAGGGCTCAGGCTGGGTCCAGTGCAATAAACA GGATGTGCTCTGTGGCTTCCTCCTCTGCGTCAACATCTCTGGAGCTCCTCGGCTGGGGGACCTAGGGGGAGACATCAGCAGTGTCACTTTCTACCACCAGGGCAAGGAGCTGGACTGCAG GGGTGGCCATGTGCAGCTGGCCGATGGCTCAGACCTGAGCTATGTGGAGGACGGCACAGCCTGCGGACCCAACATGCTGTGTCTGGACCATCGCTGCCTGCCAGCCTCTGCCTTCAACTTCAGCACCTGCCCTGGCAGTGGGGAGCACCGGATCTGCTCCCACCACGGG GTCTGCAGCAATGAAGGGAAATGCATCTGTCAGCCAGACTGGACGGGCAAAGACTGCAGTATCCACAACCCACTGCCCACATCTCCGCCCacgggagagacagagagatataAGG GTCCCAGTGGCACCAACATCATCATTGGCTCCATCGCCGGGGCTGTTCTGGTTGCAGCCATCGTCCTAGGCGGCACGGGCTGGGGATTTAA AAACATCCGCCGTGGAAGGTATGACCCGACCCAGCAGGGGGCAGTGTGA
- the ADAM11 gene encoding disintegrin and metalloproteinase domain-containing protein 11 isoform X3, which translates to MQGTRLPVCRPCLLCSSKPAEAEKEKVRRGHPTVHSETKYVELIVINDHQLFEQMRQSVVLTSNFAKSVVNLADVMYKEQLNTRIVLVAMETWADGDKIQVQDDLLETLAQLMVYRREGLPEPSDATHLFSGRTFQSTSSGAAYVGGICSLSRGGGVNEYDNMGAMAVTLAQTLGQNLGMMWNKHRSSAGDCKCPDNWLGCIMEDTGFYLPRKFSRCSIEEYNQFLQEGGGSCLFNKPLKLLDPPECGNGFVEAGEECDCGSVQECSRAGGNCCKKCTLTHDAMCSDGLCCRRCKYEPRGVSCREAVNECDIAETCTGDSSQCPPNLHKLDGYYCDHEQGRCYGGRCKTRDRQCQALWGHVAADRFCYEKLNVEGTERGNCGRKGSGWVQCNKQDVLCGFLLCVNISGAPRLGDLGGDISSVTFYHQGKELDCRGGHVQLADGSDLSYVEDGTACGPNMLCLDHRCLPASAFNFSTCPGSGEHRICSHHGVCSNEGKCICQPDWTGKDCSIHNPLPTSPPTGETERYKGPSGTNIIIGSIAGAVLVAAIVLGGTGWGFKNIRRGRYDPTQQGAV; encoded by the exons ATGCAGGGAACCAG gCTGCCTGTTTGCCGCCCCTGCCTACTCTGCTCCTCCAAACCGGCCGAGGCTGAGAAGGAAAAG GTCCGCCGGGGCCACCCTACAGTGCACAGTGAGACCAAATACGTGGAGCTGATCGTGATCAACGACCACCAGCTG TTTGAGCAGATGCGACAGTCGGTGGTCCTCACCAGCAACTTTGCCAAGTCCGTGGTGAACCTGGCAGATGTG ATGTACAAGGAGCAGCTCAATACCCGAATCGTGCTGGTTGCCATGGAAACGTGGGCAGATGGGGACAAGATCCAGGTGCAGGATGACCTTCTGGAGACCCTGGCCCAGCTCATGGTCTACCGGCGGGAGGGCCTGCCTGAGCCCAGTGATGCCACCCACCTCTTCTC GGGCAGGACTTTCCAGAGCACCAGCAGCGGGGCTGCCTATGTGGGGGGCATCTGCTCACTgtccaggggtgggggtgtgaaCGAG TATGACAACATGGGGGCCATGGCGGTGACCCTGGCCCAGACGCTGGGGCAGAACCTGGGCATGATGTGGAATAAACACCGGAGCTCGGCAG GGGACTGCAAATGTCCAGACAACTGGCTGGGTTGCATCATGGAGGACACTGG gtTCTATCTGCCCCGCAAGTTCTCGCGCTGCAGCATCGAGGAGTACAACCAGTTTCTGCAGGAGGGTGGCGGCAGTTGCCTCTTCAACAAGCCCCTGAAG CTCCTGGACCCGCCCGAGTGCGGGAATGGCTTCGTGGAGGCGGGGGAGGAGTGCGACTGTGGCTCGGTGCAG GAGTGCAGCCGGGCGGGCGGGAACTGTTGCAAGAAATGTACCCTGACTCACGACGCCATGTGCAGCGATGGGCTCTGCTGTCGTCGCTGCAAG TACGAGCCGCGTGGTGTGTCCTGTCGAGAGGCCGTGAACGAATGTGACATCGCAGAAACCTGCACCGGGGACTCCAGCCAG TGTCCCCCTAACCTGCACAAGCTTGATGGTTACTACTGTGATCATGAACAG GGCCGCTGCTATGGGGGTCGCTGCAAAACCCGGGACCGGCAGTGCCAGGCCCTTTGGGGCCACG TGGCTGCTGATCGCTTCTGCTATGAGAAGCTGAATGTGGAGGGGACAGAGCGTGGGAACTGTGGGCGTAAGGGCTCAGGCTGGGTCCAGTGCAATAAACA GGATGTGCTCTGTGGCTTCCTCCTCTGCGTCAACATCTCTGGAGCTCCTCGGCTGGGGGACCTAGGGGGAGACATCAGCAGTGTCACTTTCTACCACCAGGGCAAGGAGCTGGACTGCAG GGGTGGCCATGTGCAGCTGGCCGATGGCTCAGACCTGAGCTATGTGGAGGACGGCACAGCCTGCGGACCCAACATGCTGTGTCTGGACCATCGCTGCCTGCCAGCCTCTGCCTTCAACTTCAGCACCTGCCCTGGCAGTGGGGAGCACCGGATCTGCTCCCACCACGGG GTCTGCAGCAATGAAGGGAAATGCATCTGTCAGCCAGACTGGACGGGCAAAGACTGCAGTATCCACAACCCACTGCCCACATCTCCGCCCacgggagagacagagagatataAGG GTCCCAGTGGCACCAACATCATCATTGGCTCCATCGCCGGGGCTGTTCTGGTTGCAGCCATCGTCCTAGGCGGCACGGGCTGGGGATTTAA AAACATCCGCCGTGGAAGGTATGACCCGACCCAGCAGGGGGCAGTGTGA